Proteins from a genomic interval of Streptomyces sp. NBC_01445:
- a CDS encoding ADP-ribosylglycohydrolase family protein, which yields MTDTSQFDRALGAFYGLALGDALGMPTQVMSRADVVRVYGTLRGFESAQPDNPVSAGMPAGSVTDDTDQAVIVARLLVEGGGHVDPLRFAEELLAWEKEMKAKGSFDLLGPSTKAALDSVARGTDPKEAGKYGTTNGAAMRVTPVGIAFACAPDTERFLDRVVESCQVTHDTTVGIAGAAAVAAAVSTCVAGGSLDDAFDAAISLSAAGARRGHWIAGASISARIGWARDLVVGLDEDAALDRIDALIGTSVASQESVPAAFAVLALADGDPWRSALLAANLGGDSDTIGAIAGAIAGSVHGFAALPATEVRTLHEVNDLELEPLTRQLLTHRP from the coding sequence GTGACCGACACCTCCCAGTTCGACCGCGCCCTCGGGGCCTTCTACGGTCTCGCGCTCGGCGACGCCCTGGGCATGCCGACGCAGGTCATGTCGCGCGCCGACGTCGTCCGCGTCTACGGCACACTGCGCGGCTTCGAATCCGCGCAGCCCGACAACCCGGTCAGCGCAGGGATGCCCGCCGGGTCCGTCACCGACGACACGGACCAGGCAGTCATCGTGGCGCGGCTGCTCGTCGAGGGCGGCGGGCACGTCGACCCGCTGCGGTTCGCCGAGGAACTCCTCGCCTGGGAGAAGGAGATGAAGGCCAAGGGGTCGTTCGACCTGCTCGGCCCGTCGACAAAGGCGGCGCTCGACTCCGTGGCCCGCGGCACCGACCCCAAGGAGGCCGGGAAGTACGGCACCACGAACGGTGCCGCGATGCGGGTCACCCCGGTCGGCATCGCCTTCGCCTGCGCTCCCGACACCGAGCGGTTCCTCGACCGGGTCGTCGAGTCCTGCCAGGTCACGCACGACACCACCGTCGGCATCGCGGGCGCGGCGGCGGTCGCGGCCGCGGTCTCCACCTGCGTCGCGGGTGGCAGCCTCGACGACGCCTTCGACGCCGCGATCAGCCTGTCTGCGGCCGGTGCCCGGCGCGGGCACTGGATCGCGGGCGCCAGCATCTCCGCGCGGATCGGCTGGGCGCGCGACCTGGTCGTCGGCCTCGACGAGGACGCGGCGCTCGACCGGATCGACGCGCTCATCGGCACCAGCGTCGCCAGCCAGGAGTCGGTGCCCGCCGCCTTCGCGGTGCTCGCGCTGGCCGACGGCGACCCGTGGCGCTCCGCGCTCCTCGCGGCGAATCTCGGCGGCGACAGCGACACGATCGGCGCGATCGCGGGCGCGATCGCCGGTTCCGTGCACGGCTTCGCCGCCCTGCCCGCCACCGAGGTACGCACCCTGCACGAGGTCAACGACCTCGAACTGGAGCCTCTGACACGCCAGTTGCTCACCCACCGCCCCTGA
- a CDS encoding purine-cytosine permease family protein, translating into MAASTENDRVGTVETRGIEPVPDTERHGHAGQMFWTWFAANISILGLPLGATLVAFRGLNIWQAALVAVVGSVGSFTLVGALSLAGKKGGAPALTLSRAVFGQRGNHGPTLVTWLSRVGWETITTTTAAYALLALLNTLFGVGKGTVLTLVCLLVFILCTLLISGLGHATIMWINKWATVAFGVLNLVVMGFLVATVDWQKVLDAPAGRASAVVAGIGFIASGTGIGWANAGADYARYLPRSIPGGRLVRASAFGAGIPLVLLISLGSLLTAGDPALATSADPVAAINAMLPSWMAVPYLIAAFGGLLMSNHLSTYSAGLTMITLGLRVPRAWAVCVDIVLMFLGGIYFMLIADDFYGPFSTFLTLLAVPISAWIGVIAVDMLRGREYDPSALMNTGRGSRYWYRGGFHLPAVTAWLAAIVAGLLFTTAATSADDVWFKGPLADSWLGVNGLGWLVAIVVGGALYALLGRRSPVTLTTPATDSAAADSTTLEEATR; encoded by the coding sequence ATGGCCGCTTCAACGGAGAACGATCGCGTCGGCACCGTGGAGACCCGGGGGATCGAGCCGGTCCCCGACACCGAGCGGCACGGCCACGCCGGCCAGATGTTCTGGACGTGGTTCGCCGCGAACATATCGATCCTCGGGCTGCCGCTCGGCGCGACGCTCGTCGCCTTCCGCGGCCTGAACATCTGGCAGGCCGCGCTCGTCGCGGTCGTCGGCTCGGTCGGATCGTTCACCCTGGTGGGCGCGCTCAGCCTGGCCGGCAAGAAGGGCGGGGCGCCGGCCCTGACGCTGTCGCGGGCCGTGTTCGGGCAGCGCGGCAACCACGGCCCCACGCTGGTGACGTGGCTGAGCCGGGTCGGCTGGGAGACGATCACGACGACCACAGCGGCGTACGCCCTCCTCGCTCTCCTCAACACCCTGTTCGGGGTGGGCAAGGGCACCGTCCTCACCCTGGTCTGTCTGCTGGTCTTCATCCTCTGCACGCTGCTGATCAGCGGCCTCGGGCATGCCACGATCATGTGGATCAACAAGTGGGCGACGGTGGCCTTCGGCGTTCTCAACCTCGTCGTCATGGGCTTCCTCGTCGCAACCGTCGACTGGCAGAAGGTGCTCGACGCACCGGCGGGCCGGGCCAGCGCGGTCGTCGCGGGTATCGGGTTCATCGCTTCGGGCACCGGCATCGGCTGGGCCAACGCCGGTGCGGACTACGCCCGTTACCTGCCGCGATCGATCCCCGGCGGGCGTCTCGTGCGCGCCTCGGCCTTCGGCGCCGGCATCCCGCTCGTGCTGCTGATCTCGCTGGGCTCGCTGCTCACGGCCGGCGACCCGGCCCTCGCCACCTCCGCCGATCCGGTCGCCGCGATCAACGCGATGCTCCCGTCGTGGATGGCGGTGCCGTATCTGATCGCGGCGTTCGGCGGGCTGCTGATGTCCAATCACCTGTCCACGTACTCGGCCGGCCTGACGATGATCACGCTCGGTCTGCGGGTGCCGCGCGCCTGGGCGGTCTGCGTCGACATCGTGCTGATGTTCCTCGGCGGCATCTACTTCATGCTGATCGCCGATGACTTCTACGGTCCGTTCAGTACGTTCCTCACGCTGCTCGCCGTGCCGATCTCGGCGTGGATCGGGGTGATCGCCGTCGACATGCTGCGCGGACGGGAGTACGACCCGTCGGCGCTGATGAACACGGGTCGGGGCAGCCGGTACTGGTATCGCGGTGGCTTCCATCTGCCCGCCGTCACCGCCTGGCTGGCGGCGATCGTGGCCGGGCTGCTGTTCACGACGGCCGCGACGAGCGCGGACGACGTGTGGTTCAAGGGGCCGCTCGCCGACTCCTGGCTCGGAGTGAACGGGCTCGGCTGGCTCGTCGCCATCGTCGTGGGCGGCGCACTGTACGCGCTGCTCGGGCGTCGCTCGCCGGTGACCCTCACCACCCCTGCCACTGACTCCGCTGCCGCTGACTCCACCACCCTTGAGGAGGCCACCCGATGA
- a CDS encoding PfkB family carbohydrate kinase → MTARSRVVLAGNVIADLVIEVPALPERGGDVIGTRTELYAGGGFNTLTAARRLGAEAVYAGLHGSGPYGDLVRSSLAAEDIGTVLRARTDGDTGFCVALVDGGGERTFVTSFGVDARMTPEEARTIAGSVRGGDLLQVSGYGLVMEVNGPLLAEVVTGLADDVRVCFDPAPLVADIPAAVLDPVLARTDWLSCNAREAELMTSLADPRAAAEVLRGRLRAGAGVLVRADKDGCWLAAPDGGDAVHVPGFPVDAVDSNGAGDAHVGAFLALLGRGVPADEAARGANAAAALAVTRRGPATGPTATELAAFLDARGVRLDG, encoded by the coding sequence ATGACCGCCCGCTCCCGTGTCGTGCTCGCCGGAAACGTCATCGCCGACCTGGTCATCGAGGTGCCTGCCCTGCCCGAGCGCGGTGGCGATGTCATCGGTACGCGTACGGAGTTGTACGCGGGCGGCGGCTTCAACACGCTGACCGCCGCGCGCCGCCTCGGCGCCGAGGCCGTGTACGCGGGGCTGCACGGCAGCGGCCCCTACGGCGACCTCGTACGCTCCTCGCTCGCGGCCGAGGACATCGGCACGGTGCTCAGGGCGCGCACGGACGGCGACACCGGTTTCTGTGTGGCGCTGGTCGACGGCGGCGGCGAGCGTACGTTCGTGACGAGTTTCGGGGTCGACGCACGGATGACCCCCGAGGAGGCGCGGACGATCGCCGGGTCGGTGCGCGGCGGCGACCTCCTGCAGGTCTCTGGGTACGGCCTGGTGATGGAGGTCAACGGGCCGCTCCTGGCCGAGGTGGTGACGGGCCTCGCGGACGACGTACGGGTCTGCTTCGACCCGGCGCCGCTGGTGGCGGACATCCCGGCCGCGGTGCTCGACCCGGTGCTCGCCCGCACCGACTGGCTGAGCTGCAATGCGCGGGAGGCCGAGCTGATGACCTCGCTGGCCGATCCGCGCGCGGCGGCCGAGGTGCTGCGCGGGCGGCTGCGGGCCGGGGCCGGTGTGCTGGTGCGGGCCGACAAGGACGGCTGCTGGCTGGCCGCGCCGGACGGCGGTGATGCGGTGCACGTGCCCGGGTTCCCGGTGGACGCCGTGGACAGCAACGGGGCCGGGGACGCCCACGTCGGCGCGTTCCTGGCACTCCTTGGCCGCGGGGTTCCCGCTGACGAGGCGGCCCGGGGCGCGAACGCGGCGGCCGCTCTCGCGGTCACCCGGCGCGGGCCGGCGACCGGCCCGACGGCGACCGAACTCGCGGCGTTCCTCGACGCACGCGGCGTGCGGCTCGACGGGTGA
- a CDS encoding maleate cis-trans isomerase family protein, whose amino-acid sequence MTDHHIGLIVPSSNLTMETELPRMLHARETVEPGDRFVFHSSRMRMKHVTPEELRGMNAQTERAASELADARPDVVATACLVAIMAQGPGYHCTAEAEITAALQAESAEAPVVSSAGALLSGIEALGAQRVAIITPYMKPLTAKVVAYIEDAGIEVVDALSLEVPDNLAVARLHPADLREHHRRLDLSRADALVLSACVQMPSLASIQTVEDETGLPVLSAATATAYRILQELGLPPIVPGAGSLLGGRSAELAAH is encoded by the coding sequence ATGACGGACCATCACATCGGTCTCATCGTGCCCAGTTCCAACCTGACGATGGAGACCGAACTGCCCCGGATGCTCCACGCCCGGGAGACGGTCGAGCCCGGCGACCGCTTCGTGTTCCACAGCAGCAGGATGCGGATGAAGCACGTCACCCCCGAGGAACTGCGGGGGATGAACGCGCAGACCGAGCGGGCCGCGAGTGAGCTCGCCGACGCCAGGCCCGACGTCGTCGCCACCGCCTGCCTGGTCGCCATCATGGCCCAGGGACCGGGCTATCACTGCACCGCCGAAGCAGAGATCACCGCAGCCCTGCAGGCCGAGAGCGCCGAAGCCCCCGTCGTCTCCAGCGCGGGCGCACTGCTCAGCGGCATCGAGGCGCTCGGCGCCCAGCGGGTCGCGATCATCACGCCGTACATGAAGCCGCTCACCGCCAAGGTCGTCGCCTATATCGAGGACGCGGGGATCGAGGTGGTGGATGCCCTGAGCCTCGAAGTCCCCGACAACCTGGCCGTCGCCCGTTTGCACCCAGCGGATCTGCGCGAGCACCACCGCCGGCTCGACCTGAGCCGGGCCGACGCCCTGGTGCTCTCGGCCTGCGTGCAGATGCCGTCCCTCGCCTCCATCCAGACGGTCGAGGACGAGACGGGGCTGCCGGTGCTGTCCGCCGCGACGGCGACGGCGTACCGCATCCTGCAGGAACTCGGTCTGCCTCCGATCGTGCCGGGAGCCGGAAGTCTCCTCGGCGGACGCTCCGCCGAACTCGCCGCCCACTGA
- a CDS encoding MarR family winged helix-turn-helix transcriptional regulator: MPDETTAAETTPRPPAELTAAPGYQVRRLYQAYLAVWLREVDPVLTGPQFAVLQTIQAHPGRDQRSLASAVALDTSTMADVAKRLDNRGLITRQTAADDGRRKLLYLTEDGGHVLREAERRARALDKLLLEPFSETERTTYLHMLTSLADHWVGLAEGPNPTPSR; encoded by the coding sequence ATGCCTGATGAGACCACAGCTGCCGAGACCACCCCCAGGCCCCCCGCCGAGCTGACCGCCGCCCCCGGCTACCAGGTTCGCCGCCTCTACCAGGCCTACCTCGCCGTGTGGTTGAGGGAGGTGGACCCGGTGCTCACAGGACCACAGTTCGCGGTGCTCCAGACGATCCAGGCACACCCCGGGCGTGATCAGCGCTCCCTCGCCTCGGCGGTAGCCCTTGACACCTCGACGATGGCCGACGTCGCCAAGCGCCTCGACAACCGTGGGCTGATCACGCGTCAGACCGCAGCTGACGACGGGCGGCGCAAGCTGCTCTACCTCACTGAGGACGGCGGACACGTTCTCCGCGAGGCCGAACGCCGCGCCCGGGCCCTGGACAAGCTCCTCCTCGAGCCGTTCAGCGAGACCGAGCGCACCACCTATCTGCACATGCTCACGTCCCTCGCCGATCACTGGGTGGGACTGGCCGAGGGGCCGAACCCGACTCCCTCCCGATAG
- a CDS encoding alpha/beta fold hydrolase, whose product MTQRSLLQSALADLADVPATSRWIWSGSVRLHALDYGGDLPPLVVLPGITSPAITMDFIARELTDLVRPVVLDVRGRGLSDDAPGHTLEAYAEDVEALITGLGLEHPLLFGHSMGARIAAVTAVRAKVPLGGAVLADPPMSGPGRDAYPTSLCTFLRQLAEAHRGTDADEVAGHWPTWPRHEQELRARWLSSCTREAVTGTHHGFENEDFFTWWPQVPAPLALLHGADSPVVTSAGAAEAAEANPAASVHRIPDAGHMIFWDAPTTAVAALRTALRGMLTGREPGSDAVVKCGHA is encoded by the coding sequence ATGACACAGCGCTCGCTCCTGCAATCCGCGCTCGCCGACCTCGCCGACGTGCCCGCCACCAGCCGCTGGATCTGGTCCGGCTCCGTACGCCTGCACGCGCTGGACTACGGGGGAGACCTGCCCCCGCTCGTCGTCCTCCCCGGCATCACCAGCCCCGCGATCACCATGGACTTCATCGCCCGTGAACTGACCGACCTGGTCCGGCCGGTGGTCCTCGACGTGCGCGGTCGCGGTCTGTCCGACGACGCCCCCGGACACACCCTGGAGGCGTACGCCGAGGACGTCGAAGCCCTGATCACCGGACTCGGTCTCGAACACCCGCTGCTGTTCGGCCACTCCATGGGCGCCCGCATCGCGGCCGTCACCGCCGTGCGGGCCAAGGTTCCCCTGGGCGGTGCCGTCCTCGCCGACCCGCCGATGAGCGGCCCCGGCCGAGACGCCTACCCGACGAGCCTCTGCACGTTCCTCCGACAGCTCGCCGAGGCCCACCGCGGCACCGACGCCGACGAGGTCGCGGGCCATTGGCCCACCTGGCCTCGTCACGAACAGGAACTGCGGGCGCGCTGGCTGTCCAGCTGCACACGGGAAGCGGTCACGGGCACTCACCACGGCTTCGAGAACGAGGACTTCTTCACCTGGTGGCCGCAGGTGCCCGCCCCCCTCGCCCTGCTCCACGGCGCGGACAGCCCGGTTGTGACGTCCGCCGGCGCGGCTGAGGCCGCAGAGGCCAACCCCGCCGCCTCTGTACACCGGATTCCCGACGCCGGGCACATGATCTTCTGGGACGCGCCGACGACTGCAGTTGCCGCACTGCGCACGGCCCTTCGCGGGATGCTCACCGGCCGCGAACCCGGCTCCGACGCCGTGGTTAAGTGTGGACATGCCTGA
- a CDS encoding isochorismatase family protein, giving the protein MSSGLYGRTTDDTYEQAGFGAPVRRGNRPVILVVDLTRGFTEDGYATGSDLTDVVKSTTRLIEAGRPADVPVVFTAISYTRAEAAADSVTWLRKAPGMRSLVDGSDAVALDPRLPWQPGQDHLVVKKGASAFFGTGLAATLTGLGCDTVLVCGATTSGCVRATAVDAVQSGFPVLVPRDCVGDRADGPAQAALFDIQAKYGDVIGLDDAVGYLASPPTSRLPAP; this is encoded by the coding sequence ATGAGCAGCGGGCTCTACGGCCGTACGACCGACGACACCTACGAGCAGGCCGGGTTCGGGGCACCGGTCCGACGCGGCAATCGTCCCGTGATTCTGGTCGTCGACCTCACCCGCGGCTTCACCGAGGACGGGTACGCCACGGGCAGCGACCTCACCGACGTGGTCAAGTCGACCACGCGACTCATCGAGGCCGGCCGCCCCGCCGACGTCCCGGTCGTCTTCACCGCCATCTCCTACACCCGGGCAGAAGCAGCCGCCGACTCGGTCACGTGGCTTCGCAAGGCACCGGGGATGCGCTCCCTGGTGGACGGCAGCGATGCCGTGGCCCTTGACCCGCGATTGCCCTGGCAGCCCGGACAGGACCACCTCGTCGTCAAGAAGGGCGCCTCCGCCTTCTTCGGTACCGGCCTCGCCGCCACCTTGACCGGCCTCGGCTGCGACACCGTCCTCGTGTGCGGCGCGACGACGAGCGGCTGTGTTCGGGCCACTGCGGTGGACGCGGTCCAGTCCGGCTTCCCGGTCCTGGTGCCGCGCGACTGCGTCGGCGACCGGGCCGACGGCCCCGCGCAGGCGGCGCTCTTCGACATCCAGGCGAAGTACGGAGACGTCATCGGCCTCGACGATGCAGTCGGCTACCTCGCCTCCCCGCCTACATCCCGATTGCCTGCGCCCTGA
- a CDS encoding SRPBCC family protein encodes MQLTNTVAVKAAPDEVFALISDVQRVASCMPGAALEGQDGDAWRGAVKVKVGPITAAYAGTVRFLEVDSDRRRLRVHATGADTHGSGDAEAEVALEVTAAPGGAQLNLDTDLVIRGKIAQFGKGAIAAVSGRILEQFALNLGNLLVAPAAVSEAASSSAAQPAVTPSVSAPAPAELDGLSLVAGPLLNKYGPVAAAFAAGLVQGWLLGKLKAQSAQLRDLRRPA; translated from the coding sequence ATGCAACTGACCAACACCGTTGCGGTGAAGGCTGCGCCCGACGAGGTGTTCGCCCTCATCAGCGACGTTCAGCGGGTCGCCTCGTGCATGCCCGGTGCCGCCCTGGAAGGCCAGGACGGCGACGCGTGGCGTGGCGCGGTCAAGGTGAAGGTGGGACCGATCACCGCCGCCTACGCCGGGACCGTCCGCTTCCTGGAGGTCGACAGCGACAGGCGACGGCTGCGAGTCCACGCCACTGGCGCCGACACCCACGGCAGCGGCGACGCCGAGGCCGAGGTCGCCCTGGAGGTGACAGCAGCACCCGGTGGCGCACAGCTCAACCTCGACACCGACCTGGTCATCCGCGGGAAGATCGCCCAGTTCGGCAAGGGCGCCATCGCCGCCGTGTCCGGGCGCATCCTGGAGCAGTTCGCGCTGAACCTGGGAAACCTGCTGGTCGCCCCCGCGGCCGTAAGCGAGGCAGCATCCTCCAGCGCCGCGCAGCCTGCTGTCACTCCGTCGGTTTCTGCGCCCGCCCCCGCGGAACTCGACGGCCTGTCCCTGGTCGCCGGACCGCTGCTGAACAAGTACGGACCGGTCGCCGCCGCCTTCGCGGCCGGCCTCGTCCAGGGTTGGCTCCTAGGCAAGCTGAAGGCCCAGTCCGCTCAGCTGCGCGACCTCCGGAGGCCCGCATGA
- a CDS encoding (2Fe-2S)-binding protein: MTNPSSTQDLQLLTLDINGERHEVITESRRTLVDVLRHDLHLTGTHVGCEHGICGACTVLVDGRPARACLMFAAQAEGAEIRTVESLGGSGGELADLQEAFRDHHALQCGFCTPGFLMLAEGFLTERPEATKEEIRDVVAANLCRCTGYQTIVEAIDACATARRTACAQGRKETTGCN; encoded by the coding sequence ATGACCAACCCCAGCAGCACGCAGGACCTGCAACTGCTCACCCTCGACATCAACGGCGAACGCCACGAGGTGATCACCGAGTCCCGGCGCACCCTCGTCGACGTACTCCGCCACGACCTGCACCTCACCGGCACGCACGTGGGCTGCGAGCACGGCATCTGCGGGGCCTGCACCGTCCTGGTCGACGGCCGGCCCGCCCGCGCCTGCCTGATGTTCGCGGCCCAGGCGGAAGGTGCCGAGATCCGGACCGTGGAGTCGCTGGGAGGCAGTGGCGGCGAACTCGCAGACCTGCAAGAGGCATTCCGGGACCACCACGCCCTGCAGTGCGGGTTCTGCACCCCCGGCTTCCTGATGCTCGCCGAAGGGTTCCTCACCGAACGCCCCGAGGCGACCAAGGAAGAGATCAGAGACGTGGTCGCCGCCAACCTCTGCCGGTGCACCGGCTACCAGACCATTGTCGAGGCCATCGACGCCTGCGCGACCGCCCGCCGCACCGCGTGCGCCCAGGGCCGCAAGGAGACGACAGGATGCAACTGA
- a CDS encoding xanthine dehydrogenase family protein molybdopterin-binding subunit: MSSTPNSRQLVGRSVPRREDPRLLTGRGRFVDDIALPGMLHAQFVRSTVAHGEIVSVDLSAVRQVPGVVAAFTADDLQLGDIVAELARPLSEYVPTAMPILARDRVRYVGEPVAVVVARDPYAAEDGLEAAKVSYSTLAPVTCEEDALAPDAPRLHEEAAHNTLVDVSLFATEGIDDIFAGAYRVVDVETRTGRQNALPLETRGVVAHWDEREEQLVVHTCTQVPHQVRTVAARSLRLDERAVRVIVPDMGGGFGQKCVVGREEIAAAAAALRLRRPVKWIEDRKDALTASFLAREQHYRARAAFDAEGHILALDADVVCDMGAYSCYPFTAGIEPLMASAEMPGVYRVPAYRVRGRAITTNKAPTGPYRGVSRPQYVMVVERLFERAARELGLDPVEVRRRNVITEFPYTGVNNITYDPGSYLESLNLCEQQLRDEGWYEKQAETAQHGRHIGIGYSCFSERTGYGSAAFAQRKMQIVPGFDISEVRMDTTGAVTVTTGTLSHGQSHETTMAQIVADELGLDLAKVKLHQGDTDRITYGWGTFASRSIAIGGSAVRIAAGRLGDKLRHIAAARWNTDPGDVELTGGGARRRGPEADFLSYEELADIAYLKAHLLPKDIEPGLSATATFDVLNDGTFSNATHGVVVELHQGTGQVEILRYVCVEDCGVAINPQVVEGQCRGGIAQGIAGALFEQITYDTQGEPSATGFMDYKVPTAHEIPDVLIRHLETPCAFTETGAKGAGEGGTIGAPAAVLNAVNDALRPTGVELDNTPITPRTVHRALNHQELPA; encoded by the coding sequence ATGAGCTCGACACCGAACTCCCGTCAGTTGGTGGGGCGTTCAGTCCCTCGGCGCGAAGACCCCCGGCTGCTGACCGGGCGCGGACGCTTCGTGGACGACATCGCACTGCCCGGCATGCTCCACGCCCAGTTCGTGCGCAGCACCGTCGCCCACGGCGAGATCGTGTCCGTGGATCTGTCCGCCGTACGACAAGTTCCCGGCGTGGTGGCCGCCTTCACCGCCGATGACCTGCAACTGGGCGACATTGTTGCCGAGTTGGCGCGCCCACTGAGCGAGTACGTGCCGACCGCGATGCCGATCCTCGCCCGCGACCGCGTCCGTTACGTCGGCGAACCCGTCGCCGTGGTCGTGGCGCGCGACCCCTACGCGGCCGAGGACGGCCTGGAGGCCGCCAAGGTCAGCTACTCCACACTCGCGCCCGTCACCTGCGAGGAGGACGCGCTGGCTCCGGACGCGCCCCGCCTGCACGAGGAGGCGGCGCACAACACCCTCGTCGATGTGTCGCTCTTCGCCACGGAGGGCATCGACGACATCTTCGCCGGCGCATACCGCGTCGTGGATGTCGAGACCCGCACCGGCCGGCAGAACGCCCTCCCTCTGGAGACCCGCGGCGTCGTCGCGCACTGGGACGAGCGCGAGGAACAGCTCGTCGTCCACACCTGCACCCAAGTACCGCACCAGGTAAGGACGGTGGCCGCACGCAGTCTGCGCCTGGACGAGCGGGCGGTGCGGGTCATCGTCCCCGACATGGGCGGCGGCTTCGGGCAGAAGTGCGTGGTGGGCCGCGAAGAGATCGCGGCAGCGGCCGCCGCACTGCGCCTGCGCCGCCCCGTGAAGTGGATCGAGGACCGCAAGGACGCGCTGACCGCTTCCTTCCTCGCCCGAGAACAGCACTACAGGGCACGCGCGGCCTTCGATGCCGAAGGCCACATCCTGGCCCTCGACGCCGACGTGGTGTGCGACATGGGCGCATACTCCTGCTACCCGTTCACCGCCGGCATCGAGCCGCTCATGGCCTCCGCCGAGATGCCCGGCGTCTACCGGGTCCCCGCCTACCGGGTACGCGGCCGCGCTATCACCACGAACAAGGCGCCCACCGGCCCGTACCGCGGAGTGAGCCGCCCGCAGTACGTCATGGTCGTCGAGCGTCTCTTCGAGCGCGCCGCCCGCGAACTCGGCCTGGACCCGGTCGAGGTGAGGCGCCGCAACGTGATCACCGAATTCCCGTACACCGGCGTCAACAACATCACCTACGACCCGGGCTCCTACCTGGAATCCCTCAACCTGTGCGAGCAACAGCTCAGGGACGAAGGCTGGTACGAGAAGCAGGCCGAGACGGCACAGCACGGCCGTCACATCGGCATCGGCTACTCCTGTTTCAGCGAACGTACCGGCTACGGCTCCGCCGCCTTCGCCCAGCGCAAGATGCAGATCGTGCCCGGCTTCGACATCTCCGAGGTCCGCATGGACACCACCGGAGCCGTCACCGTGACCACCGGCACCCTCAGCCACGGACAGAGCCACGAGACGACCATGGCTCAGATCGTCGCCGACGAACTCGGCCTAGACCTCGCCAAGGTCAAACTCCACCAGGGCGACACCGACCGCATCACCTACGGCTGGGGCACCTTCGCCAGCCGCTCCATCGCCATCGGCGGCAGCGCGGTGCGGATCGCCGCCGGGCGCCTCGGCGACAAACTGCGCCACATCGCGGCCGCCCGCTGGAACACCGATCCCGGCGATGTCGAGCTGACCGGCGGGGGAGCCAGGCGCCGCGGCCCGGAGGCGGACTTCCTGTCCTACGAGGAACTCGCCGACATCGCCTACCTGAAGGCACACCTGCTGCCCAAGGACATCGAACCCGGCCTGAGCGCGACAGCCACCTTTGACGTCCTCAACGACGGAACCTTCTCCAACGCCACCCACGGCGTCGTCGTCGAACTCCACCAGGGCACCGGACAGGTGGAGATCCTGCGCTACGTGTGTGTCGAGGACTGCGGCGTCGCCATCAACCCCCAAGTCGTCGAGGGACAGTGCCGCGGCGGCATCGCCCAGGGCATCGCCGGCGCCCTCTTCGAACAGATCACGTACGACACCCAGGGCGAACCGTCGGCGACCGGCTTCATGGACTACAAGGTGCCCACCGCCCACGAGATCCCCGACGTCCTGATCCGCCACCTCGAAACGCCCTGCGCCTTCACCGAGACCGGGGCCAAGGGGGCAGGCGAAGGCGGCACCATCGGCGCCCCTGCCGCCGTACTCAACGCGGTCAACGACGCCCTGCGTCCCACCGGCGTGGAGCTCGACAACACCCCCATCACACCCCGGACCGTCCACCGCGCCCTGAACCACCAGGAGCTCCCCGCATGA